A region from the Hydra vulgaris chromosome 10, alternate assembly HydraT2T_AEP genome encodes:
- the LOC100213269 gene encoding BTB/POZ domain-containing adapter for CUL3-mediated RhoA degradation protein 3 isoform X2 — translation MSGETQKSIVSLIEDGGNKPVLTKYVKLNVGGSLFYTTLGTLTKRADSMLRAMFSGRMEVLTDTEGWVLIDRAGKHFGRILNYLRDGQCPMPEDKMELKELLAEAKYYCLQELINCVEDELKKKGDDVEPQCRVPLVTSSKEERMLIMNAEKPVIKLVCNRYNNKYSYTSQSDDNILKNLELFDKLSLRFNGRILFIKDIIANDEICCWSFYGNGKKVTEVCCTSIVYATERKQTKVDFPEARIYEDTLNILLFEGRGELAALDQLLRATKSLNRNRDRERDDNDEGSNMRRSRVHQLANDS, via the exons ATGTCAGGAGAAACTCAAAAAAGTATTGTTTCCCTCATTGAAGATGGAGGTAACAAACCTGTTTTGACTAAATACGTAAAGTTAAATGTTGGAGGTTCACTTTTCTACACAACGTTGGGTACATTAACTAAAAGAGCTGATAGTATGTTGCGAGCAATGTTTAGTGGTAGAATGGAAGTGTTAACTGATACTGAAG gtTGGGTTCTAATTGATCGAGCTGGAAAGCATTTTGGAAGAATCTTAAATTATCTTCGGGATGGACAGTGTCCTATGCCTGAAGATAAAATGGAGTTAAAAGAGCTTTTGGCAGAAGCAAAGTATTATTGCCTTCAAGAACTTATTAATTGT gtagagGATGAACTAAAGAAAAAGGGGGATGATGTTGAACCTCAGTGTCGTGTGCCTCTTGTAACTTCTTCAAAAGAGGAGAGAATGTTAATTATGAATGCAGAAAAA cCTGTCATTAAGTTGGTGTGCAATcgatacaataataaatattcctACACAAG ccaATCTGATGACAATATTCTAAAGAATTTAGAGCTTTTTGACAAACTATCGTTACGTTTTAACGGaagaatactttttataaaagatattattgCCAACGATGAAATATGTTGTTGGTCATTCTATGGAAACGGTAAAAAAGTTACCGAAGTTTGTTGTACTTCAATAGTTTATGCTACAGAACGAAAACAAACAAAGGTAGATTTTCCTGAAGCTAGAATTTACGAGGATACCTTGAACATTTTGTTATTTGAGGGTCGTGGAGAACTAGCGGCCCTTGATCAGTTACTACGTGCAACTAAGTCATTAAATAGAAATCGTGATCGAGAGcgtgatgataatgatgaaggATCAAATATGAGAAGGTCAAGAGTTCACCAGCTTGCTAATGACtcgtga